AAAATACGAAGTAAATAAGGATGTAACCAACTGGACATGTACGGCCCATGTATGGGCATACACCACATGTCCGTTATATATGCACATATGGTACTTCACGTGATGCAGTACTTATTTTGTTGTGTACAGTGTGTTGTGGCATCCAAACAATATATTCACTTTGAAAGCGAAATTGCTTGTAAATAAAATTCAGATATAGAATTCCATATTGAATTTGTAATATGAATGAATACACAGTAATTTGCACTTGTGTTCGAAAAATCTGAATGTTTGTGCAGCCGTATTGATTAACTGTTACTCCGTTAACAATTCAACCTTACATGGTCTGCGAGCCGTGTGCTTTTGGAATCCACGTCATACCTGTAAaatattcgttttttttttgttttgttttttttttttgttttttcaagcAACGTAAATCCCGTATTCGTAATCTTCTGCTTACACGTCAAATCGCATTCGCTGACTTTCTTCGAAGTAGTAGTCCAGCACGATCCTGGTGACGAAATCCGGATTCAGGCAGTCCTTGATCACTTCTGTGCGACCAACCTTGAAAAAATGGGGAATGTCAGGAATGTCCGTAACTTCTCATTATATGCCTTCTCTTATATGCGCGGTTCGCTCACCTCTCTGTATTGATTGTTTTTGATGTCCATCATGAACACAACACACATTGGGTCGGACTTGGACGTGTAGTCCAAGTTCCTCAGATTTCTGGAAAAGGCACGGGAAAAGATGCAAATAACTCGTGCGTTCCACCATGTATAAAGAGGTCTTACCTGCACGAAATGCCCAGTTCCACTTTGGACGCCGGCACAACAGCACCTCCGGGCACGAACGTGTTCATTTCGCCCGACATCTGCAGCAACAACTCTAGTGTCAACTTACTCCGAGGATTGCGTGTTCTCAATCATGCAATAGAACGGCAGAACTCTTGCACTGGGAAGGCGCAATGCAGCAACGGCACAGTTACGAGTTGCGAGACGAAAACATCATTACGATCCTCTCCTGAACTGTGATGGCCTCCTCTTAAATTTCGAGATGCTGCAGCATCCCGAATGCCAACCGACGATGTGTCGACATCTGTTTGTAAacaacaatgatgatgatgagtgtaAGAACAAAGAAACAGTCGtttctgttgctgttgttgtggcTATGACGTCAAAAAGTTCACTTTACAGTTTTCGAATTATCGAAACGTGCCGCGAAAGTGATGTCGCAGATGGCGGAAGTGTGAATATTTCTCTGTTTTCAGGCTGTATGTAGCACAAACTCAGTGTGGATCACCAACATTGACGCAAATATGGCCGCCGTGGTTCGTGCGGGTTTCTGCGAGAGAGTCTTCTGCTTTCGGTCTCAAGTTGGGCTTTGCTCGCCGATTTGTAACGCAGCTTACAGTGGTAATGTTAGGAGGAAAAGCTACGCGATTCAGTACACGGAGTTTGGCGATCCAAACAAAGTGCTGCAGAAAGTTGAAGTGGAGAGGGAGAAAGTTGGACCGGAGGATGTCGGTGTGAAAGTGCTTGCGGCACCCATAAATCCTGCCGATATAAATATAATTCAGGGTACCTACGGAGTGAAGCCCAAGCTTCCCGCAATCGCAGGCCTTGAAGGGGTTGCTCAAGTTACGGAGGTATGTGCAATACTTTGGTACAGAAAGTTTATAACTTGTATCATTATAGTACTACCAACCAAACTGTGCTATAATAACTTAGTTCTTTTCGTTCTAGGTTGGAAGTAATGTAAAAAATCTAAGCGCAGGAAATTGGGTGTTAATGCCCGGAGACAAAATGGGAACGTGGAGACAACATGGAGTTGCGAACCACAAAAAGTTCCGTAAGGTACCAGCTATATTTTACTCACCTTAACATGTAACATTGTATCTGATGTCACGATTTCTCTACAACCCTCAATCAATGGTACGTCTTCTAGATCTCCGACAAGCTGGGCCTCGTGACGGCAGCAACACTCACCGTAAACCCGCCCACGGCGTACCGAATGTTATCGGACTTTGTGAAGCTCGAGCCTGGGGACACGTTTATACAAAATGGTGCAAACAGTGGAGTCGGACAGGCTGCCATTCAGATTGGCAAGTGCATGGGCCTCAAGTCTATCAATGTTGTGAGGAACAGACCTAACCTGGAAGAGCTGAAGAAGTCTCTCCAGGCTCTTGGCGCAGACCATGTCGTAACGGAAGAGGACCTCCGGTACGTTCTTTCCTCATCTTTAGAGTTTTTAAAGACTTGGATAAGATAAGATTTCCATGCTGTTTGGCTCAAATAATGAAAAACGTAATCGGAAATAACATTCTAAATGACGTCTCCAGCCTGCAGCAACCGCGCAGACCAACTAGGATGCAAACAGGTAAAAAGCTTATCATttcaagtgcaaataatgtCTATGGTACCAGGACTCTTCAGCATTTGGGAGTGCGCATTTGGAACCAGTTGCCGATAGAAGTAAGAAACACCCAGCTGTTCTCAAAATCATTACAGGACTTCATTCTGTCGGAGGATCGAGTACATATATGGTAAATCCGTAATATGCCGATTACAACCAATAGTCGCTCTATTTTACAGTGACTGTATTTTGTGGTTACGTGCTGTGGTtacgtctttctttctttcttttttgctgtcaCTGTTGCCAATGTCATTGATGAACATCTTTAGTGGACGCATCACTAGCTTCTGCTAAGGGACCACTCAGTTTTTGTGACCTTTTACCTCGAAGAAATgaccaaataaaataaaataaaatcccTCGTAGCGGTACACGTTGCACAAATTTCGATCGCCGCTCACCATCCCTTCCCCGTAACAGGACGGACGTCATGAAAAACGTCCTCTCGGCAGTGCCCCCACCGAGACTGGGCCTGAACTGCGTCGGCGGCAAGGCCACGTCGGACATGATGCGCCACCTGGCGAACGACGCCACCATCGTCACGTACGGCGGAATGTCGCGCCAGCCCCTCACGGTGTCCGTGGCTGCCCTCATCTTCAAGAACCTGAAGGCCGTGGGGTTCTGGCGAACCCACTGGGCGAAGCTGCACTCGATGACGAAGGTGGACGACGAAATGTACGACTTTCTGACTCGGATCGCCCTAGACGGGAAGTTGCGGCCCCCTGCGCACAACACTGTGCCGCTGGACAATTTCCAGGAAGCTGTGAGGAAATCTATGGAAGCTTTCACTGGCGCAAAACAGATACTGGTCATGGATGAGTCTGGCAGTGTCTGACCCTCAGCATGCTGAAGAGGGgatgtttgtttttctttttgttacaaGTGAGCTTACCTGGTACTTTTCTGTATGATGTAACAGGGTACATTTATATTGAATCATCGGTAGCAATGACTTGCAAGCATTTCCACACAGCGCATTGATGTGGTGCTGCACATTTTTGTAGCTGGCATTCCGCGGAACGTCGTACATGTTTTGGATGATGAATTATCGTGAAAGATGTACATTAAAATATATAATATTGTAAGCAAAACATGCTACATTTTTTCACTTTGTAAATGAGCACGTGTAGCATTGTCACAGACGATTCACAGTTGCACAAACACGCCCACAGAGGGCGCTCGGTCCCGAGGATCACAGACTTCTAAAGTTGGCTTCACGCTTCTACGGGCAGTGCTCAGAGATAAGAAGGGCATCACGTGCATCACTTTTCGCTAATGCTTTGTAATCACGACAGGGTTGTTCTTGACGGTAAATCGCTTGTCTCCAGAAAAACGATTATACGGTCTGCAGGAAATATGCAAATGTCAAACAGAAGGCACTTGTGTTAGTGTTTGTTGCGACGTTGTCACCAATTTACACCATCAGTTGGCTCTAGTTTTGTTTTTCCTTGTTTTGACGGTGAGCTACAGTTTGTATGCATGAGTGACATCACTTACACAAGTTTGCTGTCGAGTCACTAAACACTAACTCAATCGCCTGCACAGGTCCTGATTGCGGCACCCACCTCTTTCCAGTTCACGAAAGTCATCAGCAAAGTGTCACCTGCAAAGCTTATAAATTTTTGTCGCCGCTCATTTTTGAAAACCGCAGCTTCAAAAAGTGTCAAGTTTGCCCACAAAATTCTGTGTCATTATGTCTTACTCGTGTTCCTTTGTTGTGGCATTACCTGTTACGACCATGCGCCATAATGGTCAGTAATCTCGGCAATTTTTACTGCAGTGTCTGTCCGTGCATCTCTGCAAATGAGTGCTATAGTTCCATTGATTGGTGTTCTACTCGGGGGCGGATTTAGAGGGGGGGACGGGGTTCCGGATGTCCTGAcaccccccctcaattccagacttgaacatagggttcaatggaccaatcccagcattgcacctggcacttgtccatagcgacccccacccccacccctcagaaaaatcctagatccgcccctgcctcTACTGCCACCACAGCGCAGGTCTTATTCTAATGTGGTCAGCTACGTTGATGGAGAACGTGCACCGGGCCACTTGGAGCGCGCACGGTGTCCTTGCTTGACGAGCTTTGCTGTCAGACTAGTCGTACATCTCTCTGTCGCTGACGTGTCGCACAAAACACTTTCAAAAGTGCACACTTTCCATGCTCTGTTTCACACTGTCCACGGACACAGCTTCAGTCACTTTTGACGCCGCGTCGTTGTCATCAGTGGACTCTGCGAAGTCGTCCTCATAAAAGTTGACGATCCTTTTGCTGAAGCAGGTGACGCCGATGTAGCATATGCTTCCAAATGCCAGGAAGCCTATGGTGACCAGATGGAGCATGTAGCGCAGCTTTTCGATGTCGTAAACCCAGCAGTTGCCACGGTTACCACATTTGTCCTCCCATATCATACAGGAGGAGTCCAGTATGGCTCCGTATACTAGTGGATACGGGATGAAGGCTAcgggaaagaaaaaaggaaactgtATTCAAAGTGGAATTTTAAACTTTAATGGAGTTTTTCTGGCATTTTGTGGGCTTCCGAGGAAGAGGGAGGAAGAATTGGGAGACTCATTAAAAGGGATAAAACCCGCTAACTCACCCCCGTATTCCCGAACTATAAACccgtattcacacgagcgacatcctcgcgGAAGATTCTGGTGGAGGAAGAAGCgagaacactgctcacagagacgaagttccgtcccgtgttgtgtcgcgcattcacacggtgcggaatatctggactggcgtactgcgcacttagcagacgacaccgtccgcgtcttttcctgtcgtctgctacggcatatcttgtggctgtgtcgcaggatattccccacggttagcagtgtacgtgaacgcTGGACGTTGAGCTATGACGTTtctcgcgtcttccgcttctgcggggaatgtcgctcatgtgaatacacggtaagagACACAAGGCACTGGACTGACAAACCAAGTTTTAATCTCACAAACTGTGATCACCAAGGACCAGCCTTTCTCTCGGATTGGTTGCTCTTGTTTGACTACCACGT
This portion of the Ornithodoros turicata isolate Travis chromosome 3, ASM3712646v1, whole genome shotgun sequence genome encodes:
- the LOC135387879 gene encoding enoyl-[acyl-carrier-protein] reductase, mitochondrial-like encodes the protein MAVNAVCSTNSVWITNIDANMAAVVRAGFCERVFCFRSQVGLCSPICNAAYSGNVRRKSYAIQYTEFGDPNKVLQKVEVEREKVGPEDVGVKVLAAPINPADINIIQGTYGVKPKLPAIAGLEGVAQVTEVGSNVKNLSAGNWVLMPGDKMGTWRQHGVANHKKFRKISDKLGLVTAATLTVNPPTAYRMLSDFVKLEPGDTFIQNGANSGVGQAAIQIGKCMGLKSINVVRNRPNLEELKKSLQALGADHVVTEEDLRTDVMKNVLSAVPPPRLGLNCVGGKATSDMMRHLANDATIVTYGGMSRQPLTVSVAALIFKNLKAVGFWRTHWAKLHSMTKVDDEMYDFLTRIALDGKLRPPAHNTVPLDNFQEAVRKSMEAFTGAKQILVMDESGSV